The Aedes aegypti strain LVP_AGWG chromosome 3, AaegL5.0 Primary Assembly, whole genome shotgun sequence genome contains a region encoding:
- the LOC5564648 gene encoding SWI/SNF-related matrix-associated actin-dependent regulator of chromatin subfamily B member 1, which yields MSLKTYGDRPVSFQLEEGGEYFCIGSEVGNYLRLFRGLLYKKYPGMMRKTLSPEERKTLLEIGISNQFLASSVSLLRASEVQDILDGNDEKYKAVSVTTTEPPAPRESKSSKKQPPWVPTMPNSSHLDAVPQATPINRNRVHNKKIRTFPMCFDDTDPTLNIENAAQAEVLVPIRLDMEIEGQKLRDTFTWNRNESMITPEQFAEVLCDDLDLNPTPFVPAIAAAIRQQIEAYPSEPIVLEEGSDQRVLVKLNIHVGNTSLVDQVEWDMAQKDNNPEDFAIKLCAELGLGGEFVTAISYSIRGQLSWHQRTYAFSEAPLATVEVPFRTPSDADQWAPFLETLTDAEMEKKIRDQDRNTRRMRRLANTYT from the exons ATGTCTCTGAAAACATACGGCGACAGGCCGGTCAGCTTCCAGCTGGAGGAAGGCggtgaatatttttgcatcggCTCCGAG GTGGGAAACTATCTCCGTTTGTTCCGAGGGTTGCTATATAAGAAGTATCCGGGGATGATGCGTAAAACCCTTTCACCGGAAGAACGCAAAACACTGCTCGAGATTGGCATCAGCAACCAGTTCTTGGCCAGTTCGGTGTCGCTGCTGAGGGCATCGGAAGTGCAGGACATTTTGGATGGTAATGACGAGAAGTACAAAGCGGTTTCGGTGACCACCACGGAACCGCCTGCTCCACGCGAGAGCAAATCCAGCAAGAAGCAACCCCCGTGGGTTCCGACCATGCCCAATTCTAGCCACCTGGATGCGGTTCCGCAAGCGACGCCCATCAATAGGAACCGGGTCCACAACAAGAAGATTCGCACCTTCCCAATGTGCTTTGACGATACGGATCCTACGTTGAACATTGAGAATGCTGCCCAGGCTGAGGTTTTGGTTCCTATTCGCTTGGATATGGAAATCGAAGGGCAAAAGTTGCGCGATACGTTCACTTGGAACCGTAACGAATCCATGATCACTCCGGAGCAGTTCGCGGAGGTTCTATGCGATGATTTAGATTTGAATCCAACGCCGTTTGTGCCCGCAATTGCAGCCGCCATCAGACAGCAAATTGAGGCTTACCCGAGTGAGCCGATAGTCCTGGAAGAGGGATCCGACCAGCGAGTGCTGGTCAAGTTGAATATCCACGTCGGGAACACCTCATTGGTAGACCAGGTCGAGTGGGACATGGCCCAGAAGGACAATAATCCGGAAGACTTCGCCATTAAACTGTGTGCCGAGCTGGGACTGGGCGGGGAATTTGTCACGGCAATCTCCTACTCCATAAGAGGGCAACTTTCATGGCATCAGCGCACCTATGCCTTTAGCGAGGCCCCTCTGGCCACGGTCGAGGTACCATTCAGAACTCCGAGCGATGCCGACCAGTGGGCACCATTCCTAGAGACGCTGACCGACGCCGAGATGGAGAAGAAGATTCGCGACCAGGACAGAAACACACGACGAATGCGCCGATTGGCCAATACTTATACGTAG